Below is a window of Hydrogenovibrio crunogenus DNA.
TTCTTGTCCAAGATCATCAAACTTAAAACATATTTGGTAATTTCAATATTACGTGATGAAACAGCTTGATTGGAACTCATTTGCGACAATAGGGTATCAACTCCTAATTGAATATTCATAACTTCTCCACCGAATACATCCAACGTGTCTTGTGGATTTTCACAAAAAAGTGAGTTGATACTGGTTTGGAATGCTTTTTCGTCCGTTTTTCCTGTTGTTGCCAGCTGAAATACTTGCTGTGCAACTTGGTAAATGCCTATCAGTGCAATCGCTTTGTCTTGATCAGTATATGTCATAAATAGTAATTACTTGTCTTTGTTGATTTCAGATAAAGAATGGTAGCGTCCAGTGATAATGGCACCCCCTAAACAGATCTCACCCTCATAAAACACAACGGATTGACCAGGAGTAATTGCCGTTTGTGCTTCATCAAATTGTACAATAATTTCGCCATCTTTCTCAGAAAGGATTTGGCAAGGCTGCTCCGGTTGACGATAACGGACTTTGGCCTTTAATGGTTGTTTTAAGGATGGGCATTGACCGGATACCCAATCACAAGTGTCGGCCGTTAAAAACGCATGGTTCAACAATGGGTGGTCCGATCCTTGCACGGCTATCAATTGATTGGTTTCCAAATTTTTATCCGCTGAGAACCAAGGCAAGCCAGAATCTCCGAAACCACCGCCAATCCCCAAGCCTTTGCGTTGACCCAGCGTGTGGTACATCAATCCTTCATGATGACCAATCACGTCGCCCTCGGTATTGACGATATCCCCAGGTTGCGCCGGTAAAAACTGTTGTAAGAAATCTTTGAATTTCCGCTCACCGATAAAGCAGATGCCGGTGCTGTCTTTCTTATCATGCGTGATTAAATGCGCTTCTTCCGCTAATTGTCGAACGTAAGGTTTTTCCAGCTCTCCAATCGGGAACAGAGATTTTGACAACTGATGTTGCTGTAACGTGTAAAGAAAGTAACTTTGATCTTTATTGTTATCCAAACCTTTCAGTAAATAGCATTGGCCATTCTCATCCCGGTTGATACGAGCATAATGCCCGGTGGCGATATAATCGGCGCCCAATGTCATGGCATGTTCTAAAAAGGCTTTAAATTTCACCTCTTTATTACAGAGGATATCTGGGTTCGGTGTTCGGCCTGATTGATATTCCGCGAGAAAATGTTCAAAAACCCGATCCCAATATTCGCCTGAAAAGTTTTCCACGTGTAGAGGAATGTCGAGTTTTTCACAAATGGCTAATACGTCTTTTAAATCTTCGGCGGCCGGGCAATAGTCTTCAGTGTCATCGCCTTCCCAGTTTTTCATAAACAATCCTTCGACATCATAGCCTTGTTGCTTAAGCAGTAAAGCTGTGACAGAAGAATCTACACCGCCGGATAATCCGACGATGACTTTTATATTTGAGTTGTCTTGTTTTGATGTTTGCATGTTGTTATTTTATCACGAATTTTTGATGAGCATGGATTCGCCCGGTTGTAACTTTTTAAGTTGGTAATCACCAATCTGAGTACGAATCAAACGCAAAGTCGGAAACCCAACAGCAGCGGTCATTCGACGGACTTGGCGATTTTTGCCTTCGGTAATAATCAGTTCCACCCAGGACGTTGGTATATTTTTACGTTCACGAATCGGCGGATTTCTTGGCCATAACCATTTGGGTTCCGGTATTTTCCGTGCTTTAGCAGGGCGGGTCAGACCATCTTTTAAGGTCACCCCTTGTTGCAATTGCCTGATGGCATCTTTGCTGATGTCACCCTCTACCTGAACCAGGTAGGTTTTGGGTAATTTATGTTTTGGGTTGGCAATGTGTTGTTGCAGCTTGCCATCATTAGTGAGCAGCAATAGACCTTCGGAATCACGGTCTAGTCGACCGGCCGCATAAAACCCGGGTTGATTGATGAAATCAGCCAGTGTTTGACGCTGATCCCTAAACTCCGGTTCATCCGTAAATTGACACAGCACGTTAAAAGGTTTGTTAAAAAGCAGCAGTTCACTCATGTTGACTTATATTTTTCCGGCTGGTGGGGTAAAATAACGCCTATTCTAACATCTTTAATACAATTCAACGCGTAACGTTGAAGCACTCTAATTAGGAAACTCTAATGACCGCAAAGATTATTTATACATTAACGGATGAAGCACCTGCACTAGCGACTTATTCACTTTTACCGATTGTTGAAGCCTTTACCAAGGCGGCTGGCGTGTCGGTTGAAACACAGGATATTTCGTTAGCAGGTCGTATTCTTGCAAACGTTCCTGACAAGCTGAGCGAGGCTCAAAAAGTAGGGGATGCTTTAACCGAGTTGGGTAATTTAGCGAAAACGCCGGAAGCGAACATTATTAAGCTACCGAATATCAGTGCTTCCGTGCCGCAATTGAATGCCGCTATTAAAGAATTACAAAGCCAGGGATATGACATTCCCGATTATCCGGCCAACCCGAAAACACCTGAAGAAGAAAAAATCAAAGCGGCTTATGCCAAAGTGCTTGGAAGTGCAGTCAACCCTGTTCTGCGTGAAGGGAATTCCGATCGTCGTGCCCCCACTTCAGTGAAAAATTTTGCCAAAAAGCACCCGCACTCAATGGGCGCTTGGTCTGAAAACTCAAAATCAAAAGTGGCGCACATGACCGAAGGCGATTTTTACGGTTCAGAAAAGTCGATGACTTTACCAGAAGCCACGGAATTCAAAATCGAATTCGTGTCTGACTCTGGTGACATTAAAGAATTGAAAGGCACAGCGCCATTGCAAGCAGGGGAAGTAATCGATGCGGCCGTCATGAGTCAGAAAGCTTTAAGAGACTTTCTTGCCAAAGCCGTGGCTGAAGCGAAAGAACAAGGTATTTTATTCTCGATTCATTTGAAAGCCACCATGATGAAAGTATCTGACCCGATTATTTTCGGTCAAGCTGTGTCAGTTTTCTTTGAAGACGTCTTTAAAAAATATGCCGATGAGTTTGAGCAGTTAGGGGTAAACACCAACAACGGATTGGGTGATGTTTATTCTAAAATCGAATCCTTGTCAGCAGATAAGCAAGCCGAAATTGAAGCGGCCATTGCCAAAACCATTGAAGACAAAGCGGATATCGCGATGGTGGACTCGGATAAAGGTATTACCAACTTACATGTGCCATCTGACGTTATTGTTGATGCGTCAATGCCCGCTATGATCCGTACTTCGGGACAGATGTGGAATAAAGACGGACAACAACAAGATACTTTGGCGGTGATTCCAGATCGTTGTTATGCGGGTGTGTATCAGGAAACCATTAATTTCTGTAAGCACCACGGTGCATTTGATCCAACCACAATGGGAACTGTGCCGAATGTGGGCTTAATGGCTCAGAAAGCCGAAGAATATGGTTCACATGATAAAACCTTCCAAATGGACGGTGCTGGAACAGTTAGAGTGGTTGAACCGAATGGTAATGTGTTGCTGGAGCAAACGGTTGAAGCAGGCGATATTTTCCGTATGTGTCAGGTTAAAGATGCACCGATTCAAGACTGGGTTAAACTGGCGGTAAACCGTGCAAGAGCTACCAATACACCGGCTGTTTTCTGGCTGGATACAAACCGCGCGCATGATCACCAATTGATTGAAAAAGTGAACCACTACCTATTGGATCACGACACAACAGGCTTGGAAATTCACATTATGTCGCCAGAGGAAGCGACGCGCTTTACTTTGCGCCATGTAAAAGAAGGCAAGGATGTCATTTCCGTAACGGGGAACGTGTTGCGAGATTATCTAACCGATTTATTCCCGATTTTAGAACTCGGAACGTCTGCAAAAATGTTATCGATTGTGCCATTGATGAATGGTGGTGGCTTGTTTGAAACCGGTGCGGGTGGGTCGGCGCCAAAACATGTTCAACAATTCATGGAAGAAAACCATTTGCGTTGGGATTCTTTGGGAGAATTCTTGGCTTTAGCTGTCTCGCTGGAACATTTGGCGACCCATTTCAGTAATCCGAAAGCACAAGTGCTGGCGGATACGCTGGACAAAGCGACTGGGCGTTTCCTAGAAAACAATAAATCGCCTTCTCGTAAAGTGGGGGAAATTGATAACCGAGGCAGTCATTTCTACTTGGCGATGTATTGGGCGCAAGAGTTGGCGGCGCAAGAAACCGATGCGGAGCTGAAAGCCCGTTTTGAAAAAGTGGCGGATGCCTTAACGCAAAATGAAGACGCAATTATGTCGGAATTGAATGGGGCACAAGGCAAGTCAGTTGATATCGGTGGTTACTACAAATTCAATGGTGAGTTGGCGAGTCAGGCAATGCGCCCAAGTGCTACGCTAAACACTTTGATTGATGCTGTCTAAATAATCTTTCAAATCGTTTAAAACGAGAGCCCGTAAAAACAGCCAGGCCTGGCTGTTTTTGATATTAAAAGCCCGCTTTATGCGGGTTTTTTAATGTAGATTTATCCGTTTTTTAAAGGAATGACGTCACTTGTTGTTAAACTGAGAGGAAAAAAGTGTGACTGTTTTGCTCGTGTCACATTTTAATCGAATGCATGCTCCATTTTTTATGCATAAACAGCAAACTAAGCCTATTTTCGTATAGAATAATACTTAGTTCGGATGTATTCACACATCAAAGGCAAAAAACATGGTTTAGGCACTATTGTTTAGGCCTTATAAAATAACTTTTTATTTTAATTAAGTTAATAAAACAATTAGTTACATATTATGCCTCACCAAAAATATAACAAAAAACATCAATTTTATAAGTTATTGACCTACGTAAAAAATATAAGTTAGGATGTCTAATAATAGTTAGATGAAAAAAGATATGGATGCGATTTCAAACTTTATTAGTGAGCTGAAGAAGCAGAAAAACACCCCTACAGTCTCAAACCCATATCTTGTGGCTGGTGTAGCAGAGAATCTCGAAGCCTACCTAGATTCAATGTTAAGTATTGATGGGAAAAGAGTTATATTGGTTGGAGAAGCGCCGGGTTATAAAGGATGTAAAATTACGGGCATTCCCTTTACAAGTGGAAAGGTCTTTGAAAAAGTCAAACATCCACTCTTGCTAAAAATTAAAGAGAAGTTAGTTCTTACAGAAATTGAAGCAGAGAATACGGCAACTATTGTCTGGAACTACTTATCAACGAAAACAACCACCCCTTTGTTTTGGAACTCATTTCCTTTTCATCCACACCCGGAAGGCAATGAAAATAAAAATCGAGCGCCAACAGATGATGAAATTGAATATGGGGTTATGTTCTTACGTACATTGTATGAAATATTCAAACCAGAGTTAGTGGCTGGCATTGGTAATTCAGGTCTAAATTGTGCGAAACGCGCTTTTCCGGGAGTTTCGGTCAAATACATAAGGCATCCGTCTTTCGGTGGGAAATCCGAGTTCATAGAAGGTATGAATGAAATCATCTAACAAAATGCTCAAGTTCGTTCGCTTTCGCTCACTGGGACACTTGCTTCGCTCGTGACCCTTAGCATGGCGTTAGCCATCAAGGTAATCAAATGACTTTAAAGTGGAGTAGTCAAAGAACTATCGCGAATAGCAGAATCGTTAAAACATCTGTTATTTGGCTATTTATAGTCCCGTTTGTTGCTAAATTACTATCAACCATTGATGATGTAATACAACTTACAATTTTTGAAGGCTCTATTTCTATTTCGACTGTTCTGCCATTTTCGTGGCAATTATTATTTTTTGCGGCAATATCTTTTACTATTGCAGGAATAATTTATTCAATTGCATGTCCTGAAATAGTTAAAAACTATGAGAATCATGCTCAGTTTGAATCTGATGGTAAAACCAGGTTGCAAATTAATTCAGCTTTAAAAGATATGGCTTGGGACCAATCAGACAAAAAATTCAAAGAGAAATATGTTTCATTTGTGAAAAAATATCTTCAAACATACAGCAAGCTACCCTTACAGTATAGTGATGAAAACCTCAATAAAGACGGAGTTTCCCTATTGGAGAATATTTCCGATATTGAAGGGAAAAATAGCAACGCATTCTATTATGTATATGAATTATCAGATACACATGGGCAACCATGGATATGGTCTTCGCTTATTTTCTATGTTGTTGGTTTTATTTGCTTTACGATTATCGGTATTCAAAATATTTTGTATGTTGTTGAAACATTTGGCTAACAAAATACTCAACCCGACCGCGCTAACGCGCGGCGGGTTAGCTTAAACGTTAGTTCCGATGCTTGCGCGTCGGAACTAACGGGTTGCGGATTGCCATCCACTTGTGTCCCGCGCAAGCGCTGGACTAGCAAGCGAATGGGGCGGACAGACCTTATGAAAATAAATTTTCAACGGACATGCCGCTTATCCGCAGCCCTTTATAAGTCCGTAATCCTCCCAACTTCAAATCAAATATAAGGTGAAACAAATGCCGTCAAATTTTAAAGGTCTTGAAAAGTTACAAAAGAATATGCACGAACTAAGTGAAAAAACGGAAATAAAACTTACTGAACTTATGAATCCTAGTTTTGTTGCCAGTTGTTCAAAGTTCGACTCAATTGAAGATTTATTTGATGCCAGCGGATTTTCTATTGAAAGTCCTGAAGATTTTGCCGAAATCCCTGATGATGAGTGGGAGGAATTTATCGTAGGAAATACTTCGTTTAGTTCATGGAATGAAATGCAACAGT
It encodes the following:
- a CDS encoding rRNA large subunit pseudouridine synthase E; translation: MSELLLFNKPFNVLCQFTDEPEFRDQRQTLADFINQPGFYAAGRLDRDSEGLLLLTNDGKLQQHIANPKHKLPKTYLVQVEGDISKDAIRQLQQGVTLKDGLTRPAKARKIPEPKWLWPRNPPIRERKNIPTSWVELIITEGKNRQVRRMTAAVGFPTLRLIRTQIGDYQLKKLQPGESMLIKNS
- a CDS encoding uracil-DNA glycosylase family protein; protein product: MKKDMDAISNFISELKKQKNTPTVSNPYLVAGVAENLEAYLDSMLSIDGKRVILVGEAPGYKGCKITGIPFTSGKVFEKVKHPLLLKIKEKLVLTEIEAENTATIVWNYLSTKTTTPLFWNSFPFHPHPEGNENKNRAPTDDEIEYGVMFLRTLYEIFKPELVAGIGNSGLNCAKRAFPGVSVKYIRHPSFGGKSEFIEGMNEII
- the mnmA gene encoding tRNA 2-thiouridine(34) synthase MnmA — encoded protein: MQTSKQDNSNIKVIVGLSGGVDSSVTALLLKQQGYDVEGLFMKNWEGDDTEDYCPAAEDLKDVLAICEKLDIPLHVENFSGEYWDRVFEHFLAEYQSGRTPNPDILCNKEVKFKAFLEHAMTLGADYIATGHYARINRDENGQCYLLKGLDNNKDQSYFLYTLQQHQLSKSLFPIGELEKPYVRQLAEEAHLITHDKKDSTGICFIGERKFKDFLQQFLPAQPGDIVNTEGDVIGHHEGLMYHTLGQRKGLGIGGGFGDSGLPWFSADKNLETNQLIAVQGSDHPLLNHAFLTADTCDWVSGQCPSLKQPLKAKVRYRQPEQPCQILSEKDGEIIVQFDEAQTAITPGQSVVFYEGEICLGGAIITGRYHSLSEINKDK
- a CDS encoding NADP-dependent isocitrate dehydrogenase: MTAKIIYTLTDEAPALATYSLLPIVEAFTKAAGVSVETQDISLAGRILANVPDKLSEAQKVGDALTELGNLAKTPEANIIKLPNISASVPQLNAAIKELQSQGYDIPDYPANPKTPEEEKIKAAYAKVLGSAVNPVLREGNSDRRAPTSVKNFAKKHPHSMGAWSENSKSKVAHMTEGDFYGSEKSMTLPEATEFKIEFVSDSGDIKELKGTAPLQAGEVIDAAVMSQKALRDFLAKAVAEAKEQGILFSIHLKATMMKVSDPIIFGQAVSVFFEDVFKKYADEFEQLGVNTNNGLGDVYSKIESLSADKQAEIEAAIAKTIEDKADIAMVDSDKGITNLHVPSDVIVDASMPAMIRTSGQMWNKDGQQQDTLAVIPDRCYAGVYQETINFCKHHGAFDPTTMGTVPNVGLMAQKAEEYGSHDKTFQMDGAGTVRVVEPNGNVLLEQTVEAGDIFRMCQVKDAPIQDWVKLAVNRARATNTPAVFWLDTNRAHDHQLIEKVNHYLLDHDTTGLEIHIMSPEEATRFTLRHVKEGKDVISVTGNVLRDYLTDLFPILELGTSAKMLSIVPLMNGGGLFETGAGGSAPKHVQQFMEENHLRWDSLGEFLALAVSLEHLATHFSNPKAQVLADTLDKATGRFLENNKSPSRKVGEIDNRGSHFYLAMYWAQELAAQETDAELKARFEKVADALTQNEDAIMSELNGAQGKSVDIGGYYKFNGELASQAMRPSATLNTLIDAV